The Candidatus Thermoplasmatota archaeon nucleotide sequence CCACCATATTGCAGTATGCGACGAAGATTGCGTTCTCGACTGCTCTGCCGGGCATGACCCTCCGGAAGGATGACCTCGATGTTGTGGGCGCAGCGGATATGTTGACGAGTATCTGGGCACCGAGGAGCGTCTCGAGTTTGGCAAGCTCTGGGAAGAACATGTCATAGCATATCATGAGCCCAATCTTCGCATGCTTCCCGGCCGCAACCACGGCTTCCTTGCCCTCCGCGAAGAACACCTTCTCCTCAAACGGTCCGAAGCTTGGGAGGTACATCTTGTCATATCTGAACAAACGACCTGTCCCAGTCGCGAGCAGGCACGAGTTGTAGACCAGACCCGGTACCCGCTCATCCATCATGGGAACGCCGAAGACTATGTCCTTCTTGGTTTCCTTGGCGAGTCGGACGACGCCTCTGACCATCGGGCTCACGATCGTCTCTGCGTGCCTGAGAAGGTCGTCCCGAGGCATGTACCCCGTCAGGTTTAGCTCGGGGAATATGACAATCTTGCCCTTAGTCTTCCTGACG carries:
- a CDS encoding carbon-nitrogen hydrolase family protein, which encodes MSKLVVTLAQVTCQLHDKESNLKRMRDIVRKTKGKIVIFPELNLTGYMPRDDLLRHAETIVSPMVRGVVRLAKETKKDIVFGVPMMDERVPGLVYNSCLLATGTGRLFRYDKMYLPSFGPFEEKVFFAEGKEAVVAAGKHAKIGLMICYDMFFPELAKLETLLGAQILVNISAAPTTSRSSFRRVMPGRAVENAIFVAYCNMVGVHGSLVFGGGSTLFGPRGEELARGKDLDEDIVEAEIDLGEIDIARKFRPTVRDTRVEILDEIRSLLRTGKRS